ATATCTAATAGGTTCTTTTGTGAGGTTGCCTAACTATTGGGTTTGATTAGTAATAACATTCTGCAACAAAAGATCACTTACAATACTGTATCATTTAATGTTCTAAACTCTATTGGCCAAACACCATTTCCACTTATTCAGCTGAATGCAACTAGGCATCTGGTATACCCCTGATTTAGATCTTGACAGAAAGTAAGCTAATCTTTCACAGCAGTAAGAGTTTCTACCCTGAACATAAGCAGTTCTCTGCTTGGACCTTCTAAAAAGGAAGATTGCAGAGATGTTACGGAGGTACACCACAGCTCAGTAACACATCCAATGGGCTTCAAAAAATAGGGTGATGTGTACAATAGGATGAAAATATGTATGGCATATTTCCCCTGGGTACCAGTCAACTTACCCAGAAAGTCAGTAGCAAGAGTTCATAAACTGTACTGTACATAAGCTACTTGCAGGCAAAGATCTATAAAAAGTTCCTGGAGCTCCATAGATTGTCCTGGTTTGAGTCCCCCACCGGAATCACCCAGAGTTCTCACATGTATTGAGACAAGGACATACGCATTTAACAGGATTTTGGagcaaacatatttttaaacttgctggGTCCCACAGGTGCCAGCTAGCTTTTTGCATTTACCACGTGCAACTTCATCCAGCTAGACCATTCAGAAACTCTGTCCTCTGCATCATGGTCCTCTTGAGCTGGCTCCCGTTGAGGTATCCTACAGAAATAATATCCTACTACAGAAATGGTAGCCCAAGCTCTCCTCTCATAATGGGAACAGAAGGCCTAATTCTGTCCTCAAGCACATCACTGTAAATTTGGAGTAAATCTATTAAGTGACTGGAGTTATTCCAGGTTTACATAGGTAGAACTGTAATCAGTCACTCAagataggaccagattctgaagGATGCACTCAAAGAACATATACCTCATTGAGGAGAATTAAGGTATTACATACATTAAGCAGCAGAGGAAATCTAGGTTTTTGTTTAGCAAAGGAAGTATTAGTCCAGAGCTTcataaaaatttgaaaaaaatctttatccAATTATTCAAGACGTACATTATAAAATGTAGCCAAAAGTGACAGCGTCTATTCACATCTGTAGAATGTGCTATTTTTTTTCCACGCAAACAAACAGAAGATAAAGAAAGTACAAAGGAATCCAATTTGTAAAAGCTATAATCAGTTTGACTTTCCAATACAAAATTGATATAAAAATTGGCAGATTCTGAGGCCTGGAAAGAATCCTTATGTAAGTGAATAAACCCATGCTTTACCCAAGCTCTCAAAGAATAAGGGCAAGATCATAGCTTATCCTGCACAAGGAAGTAGGGGGATGCAAGCTGCCTCTTACTCCCTTGCACTGGAGTTCTGTACCAACACTTCCTGTGGGCCTGGGAAAGCAGGCAATACATTCCTCCCCACACCTGCAGATGGGCAGAAAGTGAAGGAGTGGCCAATCTTGACTTTACCTCACCAACATACTAGAACAGCAAGGCGTGTGTGCAGCACCTGTATAGACTCACTGCAGCTTAATCCCTCCCCAGAGGAGACTGTCACTTCAATTCACAGTCCCCCAatctccctcccaggctgctcCAGCACCCTACCCTTTTCTATGGGCTAGACTGCAAAAtgacaatctagccctaaatacACAAGAGGCTGTGGCCTGAACTGTAGTTCTCAGGCTTTGGTACAGCAAGTTACTTTGATTTTCCTGACCCTTGTGTTGTCACAGTTACCATGTGTCTTGTCCCTTGGATGCTGCAAGATGGAGCAATTAAGAGTTGGCTGGtgaaaggaaaagaagagagttTCAGGTGCTGTCACAGTGAGGTGACAGGTAAGTCCTTGAAATCAGGATCTCTACATAAAAAGGACTGTTTTGCTATGACATTTAGCACTGGGACATCTTACCTGAGTAGCCACAGGAACAAAAATGCAGGTCAGGAAATAATTTTTGACGGGTTCAGCTATTTAGCATAGAATTCTCATGTAACAAATACACTCTCCCCAGTGAAAGAGAGCTGATGAAGGATGGAAACAACTAAAACAACATACATGAGACATGACCAGTCACTTGTGAATTTAAATACACACGCCTTGATATCTCAAATAATAATGAATTTCTAACCAGCAATCTAGGAAGCATGGACTAACtacttgaaaaaaataatttatgtaTCAAATCCCAAATTTGAGGTTGAGTCACCAGTTTTTACCTCTGCAGATTAGTCACCTTCATAAGAGGTTTGTTGGAACCACCACATAGACACACACGCAGAGATCATCAGTAGCTTTGTGTATCTAAATTGGTGACCTGTTAGGCTCCTATCTGGCTTGTTTGAACTGGAATCTCATAAGAAAGGAGGTTTGTTGGAAAGAAGATGGATACTTGGAGGCACAAGTATATAAACCACTAATGCAAATTCTGGAAATCTGAACAGTGAAGAGCCGGCTCGATTCATTTTGCAttctcccatttttttttttaatatttagtaaGAATATAATAAAAGAACTGGACCATACTTACATACACTGTTTGACAAATCTTGGCATAAATCTTATATTCTCGTTGCTGAATAACTGACTTTAGCGACAGAACTGACTGTGTTAAGTGGCTAAAAGGACATCATCTTTTAAGGCCATAAAATtctaaaaagcattttaaaaggcaaaaaaaacacaacagtaGAGGGGACACTGTTCCTGAGCTCATGTGATGTATATACAAAAGTCTACCACGCCAGGTGAATTATGGGTTTTTTAATCATTAACGATTGCACCCAATACACATTGGACAAGATAATTTACATTTGCAAAGAACAGAGCTTACTATAGAGTTGTCGGTCCCATTTTACCAGTTCCAGAAAAAAAGCCTGCTGCCATATTTAGCAGGCTTCAAATCTCCTTCAATGGGCGGACTTGGCTCTGGTCTTGGTCTGGAATGATAGACATTCTCAGGGATAGGTCGGTCTGTCTGCACTTTTGTGACCTGGAAGGAAAAGTAGTACACTGGAATTTTTCTTGTAGTATTTAATAGACAAAACTACACTAAGCTAATAGCTTCGAGGAGAAACAATACATGTGGCTTTAATGCGTCATGCAGCAGAAAAAGAAACCACCCATTAGTAGAATTAATCAAATGCTTAATAATTCAGCACATATTGCTTGAAGACTCTGCAAGTATTTAGTAGGACACCTTATAGTTAAGTGGGCCAAATGATTCACAGTGATAGACTGTCACAGATACATAGGGTACATTAAGGAAAGGACTCGGACACATTTCTATAATCTAGATTAGGATAAGAAAAGCAGGAAGGAGTGAAATCAAAGAGTGGTCAGGGAAGAGtaagataaagcaaaaacagtaCAATAATATGGTCACTTAGGAGAACAACGCATGTGTCAAGGGTtacacaattttttatttttttttaaactcaatagCTTAAGCACTTTCTTGAAGGTAAGCTTCTAATTTAAAGTCTAGCTCCCATTTACACCCAATACAacccccttgacttcagtggagctacatgcGTACGAGAGAAGAATTTTGTCTTGTCAACAGTAGGCCAAAacctcagcacctttgaaagctGCTACTTTGCAGATAAAGTCAAAGTATACACAAGTATGCACAAGAAGTTCCTGTTTTAGCTGTTTGAGGTTAAGCACCTGAACTGTCTCAAAAATCAAGCATagaaaaaaaacctaacagaTGCTCAATGCTGCCTAAACTTGTATTTTTACTTGTATAAGAAGGCAATTCTTAAAGGATTATCCACATAACAAAATTTGTATCAAATTTTTAGTGGAAGTGTCCATTTCAAACCCAGCACATCCTTTCCTGCAGTCCAAGGTCAAATATACAAAAGAACCAGCATAAGCAAATCAATGGAACAGTAGTGCATACATTAGAGAGAACCATCACTAGCCAGACATTTTTCCCCGCACTTAGCATCTATGGTAGCAGGCATTTATTTTGTgccatccttttttcttttaacatattaaAAATTTAATTAATTGAAAATTTACTGAGTTCCACTGtaagcatttttgtttttaaaaaaaaacttacaagCACTCAAGTATTATTAGTAACAGATCAAGAAAAGAACCTCTCACCAAAGTAAGCACACACTGTAggaaaaagtttcagagtaacagcagtgttagtctgtattcgcaaaaagaaaaggagtacttgtggcaccttagagactaaccaatttatttgagcatgagctttcgtgagctacagctcacttcatcggatgcataccgtggaaactgcagcagactttatatatacacagagaatatgaaacaatacctcctcccaccccactgtcctgctggtaatagcttatctaaagtgatcatcaggtgggccatttccagcacaaatccaggttttctcaccctccaccccccaacacaaattcactctcccgCTGGTGATAGGAAAAAGAGTTCATAATAAAAGATTCCCCACCCCAGAGTGTGCTTAAAAGGCCTCTACAATTCTGCCACAGGCTTCAACAGAAGGTTGAGAGTTCATCAATAACTTGCCACTTCCATTGCAGTAGAAGTGGTAATTTAAAAGTAGTATAAGAGGGGAACGCTAATAAAACAGACAGAAGAATCTGGCCATCCAGTTAAGGAAGAGCTGAAAGAGTGTCATGCAGTACACTGGAACATTTTTTCCATTATATTGAACTGACAAATGGAACACTGGTACATGAGAAAGGAAAGCTGAATTCAAGACAATATGAAAGCTACATAGGGATCTAGAACCGGAATTGTCCTCCtgggtcgtctagtccagtcccttgctaCACCTATTAAACCAGAAATAAATCCACTGTTACAGTGGAGAAGTTATTAACTCTGCGCTATATTTATTGCGACACAACTTTCACACAGAATATcctaaaatgctttacagaactAAACGTAACAGCTGATTAAAAATAGTAGATAGAAAGAGATGAGGCATACACAACAGAAAGATGTTTTTCAGACTAGATCTGAAATGAGATGGAGAAATACAGGGGGGTTATCCCAGATCACAAGCATTGCAGAGGAGGTTCTTGTATCAAAAGTGCTGAGACTGTGTTCACCTGGAAATCTAGTCTGTTTAAAAACAGTTAAAAGtagtttaaaatattatgcatgAAGAGTGGGAAGATGTGAAGCAAAGTGGAACAAGTACATAGAATACTTTCAAAATGTAGCAGCACAATTCTGAACTAGTTTCTCAAATAAATGAGAAGCAGTAGATACACTTCAAGATTACAGTAAAGGGGACCATATAGGACCTGGGTGGATAAGGTGATGAATCTGTGGGTCTCTGTGAACATCAGAACACCAGCAGCACTCTGCACACGCTGGGTAACAGGGACTTTAGGAGGTCAGAGAGAAGGGAGCTGAAATAACCAGTAAAAAAGGAGATGAAGACATGGAACAGGATTTCCTAATTACCTTAGACAGCTCTCCCAGATCAGGTCTCACCCAGCCCAAGTTCTCCAGCACACAATTATCAAATGCCAGCTGCTGTTTTCGGCAACGACGAAGCTCTTGAAGGTTGGTATAATCAATACAAGTCCAGTACTCAGTAAAAGGTTCTGCACAGTGTGCCTTAATCTTCCTAGAAAACAAAGGAAACGACAAGGTGTTATTTTGGAAAAGACAAGGTAGCTTATAAGAGCTACATTTGCAAAGCTGGCACTCTCCCATTCACTCCAGCCCAAAATGCATGAACCAATTTCCATTTGGTTGCCATTCAGTAGTTATTTGCAAAGTTTAATTTCCAGATGGTATTCATAAAATTGTTAAAGCCTGGTAATTTTGAAAGAAATAGATAAAAGAAAGATaagcaataaataaaaaaattatgaCGCATATGTATGGCATTTCACAGACTACTACTACGCCCTGTCaagaagagcttacagtctaagcatATGAATTTATAATTCCACACTGATCTCAATACAGGTCTGTATTACCCTTTAAATAACTACAATACAATGattaatatcaggtttcagagtaacagccgtgttagtctgtattcgcaaaaagaaaaggagtacttgtggcaccttagtcatTAATATGACTGTTAAGCTCAGTCAGCTTTCAGACAACATTCTTACATCTCACTTAGTGCATGCTTATTTTAATAATATAATGTGAATGCTCTGTTTATGATACTTAACTGCTTCCAactagttagattttttttttttttttttgagcttaGTAAGACACATCCGCTTAAGGTCTATTATTAAGGCTGCgggtctgtcatggaggtcacagattccgtgaccgTCCATGACCTCTGTAATTTTTGCCatggctggtgctggctcaggggctgcccgagctcggcaacccctgggccagcagcagcagtttgggtgggtgggaaggggcttggagcagggggttggggaatgCCTGGGGACACTTACCTAGGGATGGGGAGCTCCCCGGATtgctcccactggcatggccccCCCTGCAGCTCATAGGCGGCAGATGGGGCTCCGCGTTGCACACTGCCCACGCCTGCAGGCCCCAtccacgcagctcccattggcttcagttacCAGCCAACGGAAGCTGTGGCAGCCGGCACTTGTGGCGGGAGCAGCAgagcccctgcctctgccacctaggagctgcagggacacggaGCAGGATAggaagcccctgccagcccacgTTCCCTCCAGTACCTGTGGGGGTCCCGGGCCAcatcccccagcacccacggactacccccctaccccccagaaTACCCGTGGCCCCCTGCCCAAATTTTAGTCAGGgcaggtatttttaataaaagtcatggacaggtcacaattctgtgaatttttgtttacaacCTGTGACCTATTCATggtttttactaaaaatacccgtgactaaaacatagccttatctattattaatatttgtagTGCAATAGCACCCGGGGGCCTCAATCAGGATCGAGCCTCACCTTgctgggtgctatacaaacacatacaaaaaggTGCTCTGCCTCTAAGACTATGATCCTCCAAACATTTCTACGCGTATGATTTCAGTCATGTGAGGaaagttttgtatttatttaaatgtttgcatCATTGTGCCCCAAGATGACAAAGGatggggaaagcaactcacaaaacaagtctgacatttttaaaagtatagtCACAAGTTACTGAAGCCCAGATACTCCTGATCACCATCTTCAGACTTTCAAACAAAGCCAACTTGCCTTGAGGCTGAGCGCAAGCAAGAGAAGTCAATATAACAGAAAGAGTGTGGGTCACTGTTTTATGAACAACTGAAAACTATTGAATACTTTGCCTTCCAACTAGCAGAGGAAGTAGTCTCCACCACTGACACGCTCCACTGAGGAAGCACTGCCTCCAACCCTCAGGAGTTCAAGTCTAGGGAACAGCAACAGCACCTCAACAAAAGTTTAAGAATACCATGATCATCTTAGCTATAACTAAAGAAAGTTGTTATTGTAGTGCTTGTGTAAATGGTAGCACACAGGTAGAAGCTATGCCAGCTGACACTTCAGGACAGATTCTCTCCTCCTACGTAAATACCTTAAGCAGACAGGTAGCAACATACAGCACATGCTCACTTCATTACCATACTCTTTTGAAgcactaattaaaaataaaaagtgtgtgtATTGTGTCAAAGTGCTGAAGcatgaaatatatatttaattttaatacttTCATCTTGGTTTCGATAGGGACCATGTATGCTACAGGCTACACTCAAgtaaaaatctcattgacttcaatgtgagttttgcctaAATAAGATCTGCAGCATCCAGCCCTAAAACTGAATTTGAAAAGCCACCTGAGACTCTTACCTGAAAAACTCCAGTGCACACTGATTGACTTGCTTTCCTTCCTTTAAGCATTTCCGGGGGTCCTTCTCCTCCCAGCGGCACAGCATGAACTCCTTGTTGGGCTTGTCACACTGCGAGCCATAGTGATGGGCTGCAGCTTTCAGCACGGAGGAGCTGACGCTTACCTGAGGCATTGGGGGAGGAACgcaagaacagccacactgggtcagaccaaaggtccatccagcccagcatcctgtctaccgacagtggccaatgccaggtgccccagagggagtgaacctaacaggtaacgatctagtgatctctctcctgccatccatctccaccctctgacaagcagaggcgagggacaccattccttacccgtcctggctaatagctattaatgaaactaacctccatgaatttgtccagttcccttcacaacctcctcaggccaggagttccacaggttgactgtgcgctgagtgaagaagaacttccttttgtttgttttaagccctactacccattaatttcattgggtggcccctcgTTCTTATGTTACGGgagcaagtaaataacttttccttattccctttctccaagccaccactcgtgattttacagacctctgtcatatccccccgccccccttagtctcctcttttccaagctgaaaagtcccggcCTCTTTAACCTCTCCTCCTAGGGGACCcgtcccaaacccctcatcattttcgttgcccttctctGACCCTTTCCCAGTGCCCGTGTCTCTTTTCTGAGGCGAGGGGAGCCCGTCGGTACGCGGCACTCAAGAGGCGGGCGTGCCGTGGCTGTAGCGAGGGGCAGCGAGACGGAGAGGAAGGCGgaggctgccccttcccccgtgTCAGGCCCAGGGTCGGGCCCCTCACGACGCACCCGGCCGCTGGGACTCGGGCCCAGATTTACGCGGCCGCGGAAGGGTTTCGGGTCCCCTGCGCGCTCGGCGTCCGCTCTAGGGCAAGTTCCGCCGCCGGGAACCCCCACAGCCTGGCACAGCTCTCACCTCCGGCACCTCGAGCTCCTCCAGCGAGGGCACCTCCAGCGAGCCCGGCATGGCGCCAGCCCTCGCCCGCGGCCCGGTCTCCTTGAGCTCCCCTTCCGCGCCCGCCCGCTACGGACGGCAGGCCCCACGCCACTGCGCGTGCGCCACCAGGTCTCGCGGAACTCGTGCGCATGCGCCACCGACGAGCGAGCGAGAAGCGGGTCAGCGGCGCGCCGACtacgcagggggcggggcttgttCTCTGTCCccgcctgctcctgctcctcatGCCCCGCCTTCCGGCTTGTTACCATGGTGACAGTttgctgcccagcccagcccagggcaggacGCGTCCCGGGCGGGCCCCATGGAGGTCACGGGCAGCACCTACCTCGGAGACTATGTGCatggcaggtgggggctggggctgaggggggaggggcagccttGGGGAAcggggggacagggctgggccATCACCCCACAGTGCTGGGCCATTGCACTTGTGTGAAACGCAGGGTATGAAAATTCCCCAGCGAGAACAATCTGAGGCCGTGGAAATCTCTGGGTGTGAAAACCCCCAAGTGGGAAAGCTCCGAGATGCACTATCCTTGCACGCCCACTTGCTTGTGCCCACAGAATTGCAGGAGTGGAAGGACAAGACTGCGTTAGGACCTCTTTGGAAATTGGGACCTTTTAATGCGAGAGAGGCACAGCCCAGGATGGGGAGTGAAGCGTAGCTGCGGTCTCATCCTGCTCCTGAAACAGCTTccagtggccttgggcaagtcacttagggccagatttctaACGGTGTTTTGGCACCTAGAGGTGCACATAGGCCTAGTGGGATCTTCA
The DNA window shown above is from Lepidochelys kempii isolate rLepKem1 chromosome 16, rLepKem1.hap2, whole genome shotgun sequence and carries:
- the NDUFA8 gene encoding NADH dehydrogenase [ubiquinone] 1 alpha subcomplex subunit 8 codes for the protein MPGSLEVPSLEELEVPEVSVSSSVLKAAAHHYGSQCDKPNKEFMLCRWEEKDPRKCLKEGKQVNQCALEFFRKIKAHCAEPFTEYWTCIDYTNLQELRRCRKQQLAFDNCVLENLGWVRPDLGELSKVTKVQTDRPIPENVYHSRPRPEPSPPIEGDLKPAKYGSRLFFWNW